The following are encoded in a window of Qipengyuania soli genomic DNA:
- a CDS encoding ATP synthase F1 subunit epsilon, with the protein MALHFELVTPAKLVRSEEVHMVVVPGTEGEFGVLEGHAPFMSTIRDGAVQVYKTEGAAPETIEVRGGFAEVSEKGLTVLAEHVEG; encoded by the coding sequence ATGGCCCTCCACTTCGAACTCGTCACGCCGGCGAAGCTGGTCCGCTCCGAGGAAGTCCACATGGTGGTCGTCCCCGGCACGGAAGGCGAATTCGGCGTGCTCGAGGGCCATGCGCCCTTCATGTCGACGATCCGCGACGGTGCCGTGCAGGTCTACAAGACCGAAGGCGCCGCGCCCGAGACCATCGAAGTCCGCGGCGGCTTCGCCGAGGTTTCGGAAAAGGGCCTGACGGTCCTGGCGGAGCACGTCGAAGGGTGA